In Variovorax paradoxus, a single genomic region encodes these proteins:
- a CDS encoding alpha/beta hydrolase, which yields MAEGESSVTLRRSRLYCAAVLGLLVGITLVTPLQAAEDTANEVAAPSTSVYRNVDGRDLRAFKFSPSDLSGTARPGILMVQGGAWSRGSPEQLFRAAQFFSEKGFISVVLEYRLADATNSPVESFSDVCHALAFMRKDAERLGLASSRIALWGISSSGQLAAAAATTGCGAAQGSVGNGGPDALLLVSPVVDAVSDGLFRDLMKGHAKPSSLSPTHTLMRGIVPTLIIQGDADRTTPIERSKAFCARAQELGSRCELVALDGKGHVLDREARDGLLDRQATFLRELWQGP from the coding sequence ATGGCAGAAGGTGAATCCTCGGTGACTCTGCGCAGATCGCGGCTCTACTGTGCTGCAGTGCTTGGGCTTCTGGTCGGGATCACTCTGGTGACACCCCTCCAGGCCGCAGAAGACACGGCGAACGAAGTCGCAGCGCCGAGCACTTCCGTGTATCGGAACGTCGACGGTCGTGACCTCCGAGCATTCAAGTTTTCGCCTTCCGATCTCAGCGGCACTGCGCGGCCAGGCATCCTGATGGTGCAAGGCGGCGCTTGGTCGCGCGGCAGCCCGGAGCAACTTTTCAGAGCAGCGCAGTTCTTCTCTGAGAAAGGATTCATATCTGTGGTGCTGGAATACAGATTGGCGGATGCAACGAACTCGCCGGTCGAGTCCTTCTCGGATGTGTGCCACGCGCTAGCGTTTATGAGAAAGGATGCCGAGAGACTAGGCCTTGCGTCATCGCGGATCGCACTTTGGGGCATCTCGTCGAGCGGCCAGCTCGCGGCAGCTGCGGCGACGACTGGCTGCGGCGCTGCCCAGGGCAGTGTGGGTAACGGTGGCCCCGACGCATTGCTGTTGGTCTCGCCCGTAGTGGACGCCGTCTCAGATGGATTGTTTCGTGATCTGATGAAGGGGCACGCGAAGCCTTCGTCTTTGTCGCCAACCCACACGTTGATGCGGGGCATAGTTCCCACACTCATCATCCAAGGAGATGCCGATCGGACCACGCCCATCGAGCGGAGCAAGGCATTTTGCGCGCGAGCACAAGAGCTCGGAAGCCGGTGCGAACTCGTAGCTCTGGACGGAAAGGGACACGTACTTGACAGGGAAGCCCGAGATGGACTGCTGGACCGTCAGGCTACATTCCTTCGCGAACTGTGGCAGGGGCCGTAG
- a CDS encoding branched-chain amino acid ABC transporter permease yields the protein MSDLAQFVLSGLTTGAVYALAALGFTLIYNASGVINFAQGDFLMLSAMVAATLVTRQVPYPVAIALGLLATVVVGLMLYRFAIRPAGDADVVTLIIITIGASIFIQGVVQVVLGKNQQVLAPFSGDTPLNVLGARVLPQAMWVLGVGALMVAAVAAFFRYTLIGKATLAVAANKLAASAVGIPTRRVLQLSFGLSALLGSVAGVVAAPITTTVYDIGLMLGMKGFVAATLGGLGSGLGAVVGGLIVGVLEALVAGYISSAYKDAVPFVMIIVILLVMPQGLFGRKSTERV from the coding sequence ATGTCTGATCTTGCTCAATTCGTACTTTCCGGGCTGACGACGGGCGCTGTGTATGCGCTCGCCGCGCTCGGCTTCACGCTGATCTACAACGCCAGCGGCGTCATCAACTTCGCCCAGGGCGACTTCCTGATGCTCTCGGCGATGGTCGCTGCGACACTGGTGACGCGCCAGGTTCCCTATCCCGTCGCCATCGCGCTGGGACTGCTCGCGACGGTCGTGGTCGGCCTGATGCTCTACCGCTTCGCCATCCGGCCGGCGGGCGACGCGGATGTGGTGACGCTCATCATCATCACCATCGGTGCCTCGATCTTCATCCAGGGGGTGGTGCAGGTGGTGCTGGGCAAGAACCAGCAGGTGCTTGCGCCGTTCAGCGGCGACACACCGCTGAACGTGCTCGGCGCGCGCGTGTTGCCGCAGGCGATGTGGGTGCTGGGCGTGGGCGCGCTGATGGTCGCGGCGGTGGCGGCGTTCTTCAGGTACACGCTCATCGGGAAGGCGACGCTCGCGGTAGCGGCCAACAAGCTGGCTGCCAGCGCCGTCGGCATCCCCACCCGGCGGGTACTCCAGCTGTCCTTCGGCCTGTCCGCGCTGCTGGGCTCCGTCGCGGGGGTCGTCGCCGCGCCGATCACCACGACCGTCTACGACATCGGGCTCATGCTGGGCATGAAGGGGTTCGTCGCCGCGACCCTCGGCGGTCTTGGCAGCGGCCTCGGCGCGGTGGTCGGCGGACTGATCGTGGGGGTGCTCGAAGCCCTGGTCGCAGGCTACATCTCGTCCGCCTACAAGGATGCCGTGCCCTTCGTGATGATCATCGTCATCCTGCTGGTGATGCCGCAGGGCCTCTTTGGCCGCAAGAGCACGGAGCGTGTATGA
- a CDS encoding LysR family transcriptional regulator, whose protein sequence is MKKQPAAELARLDLNLVRVFVAIYETRSVTLAGDRLDLTQPTVSHALARLRTSYGDRLFSRGSSGLVPTALCDQLYPTLKDSLLRIEATLEETRAFDASHSTRRFLS, encoded by the coding sequence ATGAAGAAACAGCCCGCCGCCGAACTCGCGCGCCTCGATCTGAACCTCGTTCGCGTGTTCGTCGCCATCTACGAAACTCGCAGCGTCACTCTGGCGGGTGACCGTCTGGACCTCACGCAGCCGACGGTCAGCCACGCCCTGGCACGGCTTCGCACGAGCTATGGCGACCGGCTCTTCTCGCGCGGCTCATCCGGGTTAGTCCCTACCGCCCTGTGCGACCAGCTGTACCCGACGCTCAAGGACTCCCTGCTGCGCATCGAGGCCACGCTGGAGGAAACCCGTGCCTTCGATGCGTCCCACTCGACGCGACGCTTCCTCTCGTAG
- a CDS encoding excalibur calcium-binding domain-containing protein: protein MRVFTTKYCSQMTSCTEAKFFFKNCPGTPMDGDHDGVPCEQQWCIGPLPE, encoded by the coding sequence TTGAGAGTTTTTACAACCAAGTATTGTTCGCAGATGACGTCATGCACTGAGGCAAAGTTCTTCTTCAAGAACTGCCCCGGCACTCCAATGGATGGGGACCATGATGGCGTGCCTTGCGAACAGCAATGGTGCATCGGTCCTCTTCCCGAATAG
- a CDS encoding ABC transporter substrate-binding protein: MMEKLTRRALAVLAICSLGAMSPAFAQGKPIKIGAVVSATGPASFLGDPQQKTLESYVQKINAGGGVLGRKLELVLYDDASDANKANAFARRLIIQDEVDAILGASTTGSTMAMVPQVEAAKIPNISLAAASVIVEPVRPWVFKMPHSDRMAAQKVLEEMKKRGFMQFALLSDTGGFGKSGRTETLKMAGALGMKVVEDQQYGEKDTDMTPQLTKVKSSPAQAILVFGTGQAPAIIARNYQQLGVQQPLYTTHGQASTEFIRIAGKAAEGIRMPSPALLIAKALPASDPQRDVSAEYVKAYEGQFKSDVSTFGGYAHDALLILVDAIKRAGGTDKDKVRAALEQTKGFVGVSGIYTMSPQDHMGLDVTAFRMVEVKDGVFKEVR, from the coding sequence ATGATGGAAAAACTGACCCGCCGCGCCCTCGCGGTTCTGGCAATCTGCAGCCTCGGCGCGATGAGCCCGGCGTTCGCGCAAGGCAAGCCGATCAAGATCGGTGCCGTCGTTTCGGCCACCGGGCCCGCCTCGTTCCTCGGCGATCCCCAGCAAAAGACGCTCGAGAGCTATGTTCAGAAGATCAATGCCGGTGGTGGTGTGCTGGGGCGCAAGCTGGAGCTCGTGCTCTATGACGACGCGAGCGACGCCAACAAGGCCAACGCCTTCGCGCGCCGGCTGATCATCCAGGACGAGGTCGACGCGATCCTGGGTGCATCGACCACGGGATCGACCATGGCGATGGTGCCGCAGGTCGAGGCCGCCAAGATTCCGAACATCTCGCTGGCTGCCGCCTCCGTCATCGTCGAGCCGGTCAGGCCCTGGGTCTTCAAGATGCCGCACTCGGATCGCATGGCGGCGCAGAAGGTGCTCGAGGAAATGAAGAAGCGAGGCTTCATGCAGTTCGCGCTGCTCTCCGACACCGGCGGCTTCGGCAAGTCCGGCCGCACCGAGACGCTCAAGATGGCCGGGGCCCTCGGCATGAAGGTGGTCGAGGATCAGCAGTACGGCGAGAAAGACACCGACATGACCCCGCAGCTGACGAAGGTGAAGTCTTCGCCGGCGCAGGCCATCCTGGTGTTCGGGACCGGGCAGGCCCCTGCGATCATCGCGCGCAACTACCAGCAGCTCGGTGTGCAGCAACCGCTCTACACGACTCACGGCCAAGCGTCGACCGAGTTCATCCGGATCGCCGGCAAGGCGGCCGAGGGTATTCGCATGCCCTCGCCGGCATTGCTGATCGCGAAGGCGTTGCCCGCCAGCGACCCCCAGCGCGACGTCAGCGCGGAATACGTGAAGGCGTACGAGGGCCAGTTCAAGAGCGATGTCTCGACCTTCGGCGGCTACGCACACGATGCGCTGCTGATTCTGGTGGATGCGATCAAGCGCGCCGGTGGAACCGACAAGGACAAGGTGCGCGCGGCCCTCGAGCAGACCAAGGGGTTCGTCGGGGTGAGCGGCATCTACACGATGTCCCCTCAGGATCACATGGGGCTGGACGTCACGGCCTTCCGGATGGTCGAGGTCAAGGACGGGGTCTTCAAGGAGGTCAGGTAG
- a CDS encoding TcpQ domain-containing protein: MHPRSNSVWSFAADFVTLAVPFVKSGGPDKMSARVFKFLSPSKKSPMRKALLRPSIWVGIHMSLVATLAGATAGVQVEKISRNLPAGVALPEPEAVLPANSAAGTPATGGVWATTDRRTNAIRAQWPIEDESLRRVIMHWGSAVGVEVRWESTRDYTLTPEVRSGKFTGSFKDALFQLAQKYQMLSAPLLLEFSEDGTVLQVRDQEGSR; the protein is encoded by the coding sequence TTGCATCCACGCAGCAACAGCGTTTGGTCTTTCGCCGCCGATTTCGTGACGTTGGCTGTGCCTTTCGTCAAGAGCGGAGGCCCAGATAAAATGAGTGCTCGAGTTTTCAAATTCCTGTCGCCCTCAAAAAAATCGCCGATGAGAAAGGCTCTGCTCCGTCCTTCAATCTGGGTTGGCATCCACATGAGCCTTGTCGCAACGCTCGCTGGCGCCACGGCGGGAGTGCAAGTGGAGAAGATCTCGCGGAACCTGCCAGCGGGCGTTGCGCTCCCGGAGCCGGAAGCAGTTCTTCCCGCGAATTCCGCAGCCGGTACGCCCGCGACGGGCGGCGTCTGGGCCACTACCGACAGAAGAACCAACGCCATCCGTGCTCAATGGCCCATCGAGGATGAATCGCTGCGTCGCGTGATCATGCACTGGGGCTCCGCCGTGGGCGTGGAGGTGCGCTGGGAGAGCACTCGCGACTACACGCTCACACCCGAGGTGCGTTCCGGCAAGTTCACTGGATCCTTCAAGGATGCCTTGTTTCAGCTTGCACAGAAGTATCAGATGCTGAGTGCACCGCTGTTGCTCGAGTTCTCGGAAGACGGCACGGTTCTCCAGGTGCGCGATCAAGAAGGTTCTCGGTAG
- a CDS encoding indolepyruvate oxidoreductase subunit beta family protein: protein MTRSVCVLIAAMGGEGGGVLADWLIDAATRGGFPVQSTSVPGVAQRTGATTYYVEIYPVPRAELGGREPVLSLTPTPGGLDLVAASELVEAGRAIQAGYVSRERTVLCASTHREFAVSEKSAMSDGRYDSARVLQAAHAMAAHSALFDMRMLAQKNGTVINTVLFGAMARSGRLPFDRAACEEAIRRSGKAVEASLRGFAAGYEWTPGADAPEPARHPGRLPTSARLDALPEAIRSIVAAGVAHTADFQDARYAGLFLDRVERVLQLERAVGDPRFPVSRETARHLALWMAFEDVIRVADLKSRRERIEQVRREVGAKAGEPVQLTEFLKPGLDEICSVLPPRMAAWARKRLAARAHVLQKGIHLRSHTLHGFMTLVALRSLRPLRRRMSRYVAEQQAIERWLRAVQDSLGRSPELAQEVALAGNLVKGYGETSERGHRNLAAILDDVERANAASPPDAGAVERIHKARKAALDDPEGRALAGALGLPPPQPVAQPIRFVRRRPAG from the coding sequence ATGACGCGCTCGGTCTGTGTCCTGATCGCAGCCATGGGCGGCGAGGGCGGCGGTGTTCTGGCCGACTGGCTGATCGACGCGGCCACCCGGGGGGGATTCCCGGTGCAGAGCACCTCGGTCCCGGGAGTCGCGCAGCGCACGGGCGCAACGACCTACTACGTCGAGATCTACCCGGTGCCGCGCGCCGAGCTTGGAGGGCGTGAACCGGTGCTGTCGTTGACGCCCACGCCGGGCGGGCTCGACCTGGTGGCGGCGTCGGAGCTGGTCGAGGCGGGCCGCGCCATCCAGGCAGGGTACGTATCGCGCGAGCGCACGGTGTTGTGCGCATCCACCCACCGCGAGTTCGCGGTGTCGGAAAAAAGTGCGATGAGCGACGGGCGCTACGACAGCGCGCGCGTCCTGCAGGCGGCCCACGCGATGGCCGCGCACAGCGCCCTCTTCGACATGCGGATGCTCGCGCAGAAGAACGGCACGGTCATCAACACGGTGCTTTTCGGCGCGATGGCGCGTTCCGGCCGACTGCCGTTCGACCGGGCGGCGTGCGAGGAAGCGATCCGACGCTCGGGCAAGGCCGTCGAGGCCAGCCTGCGCGGCTTCGCGGCCGGCTACGAATGGACCCCGGGTGCCGATGCGCCGGAGCCCGCAAGGCATCCAGGGCGCCTGCCCACTTCGGCCCGGCTCGACGCGCTGCCCGAGGCCATCCGCTCCATCGTGGCGGCCGGTGTCGCTCACACCGCCGACTTCCAGGATGCACGCTACGCCGGGCTCTTTCTCGATCGGGTCGAGCGTGTGCTCCAGCTGGAGCGCGCGGTCGGGGATCCCCGGTTTCCCGTGAGCCGGGAGACGGCGCGCCATCTGGCGCTGTGGATGGCGTTCGAGGACGTGATCCGGGTGGCCGATCTGAAGAGCCGCCGCGAACGCATCGAGCAGGTGCGCCGTGAAGTGGGCGCCAAGGCGGGCGAGCCTGTCCAGCTCACCGAATTCCTCAAGCCAGGCCTGGACGAAATTTGCTCGGTGCTGCCCCCTCGCATGGCCGCCTGGGCGCGCAAGCGACTGGCAGCACGCGCGCATGTCCTGCAGAAGGGCATCCATCTGCGCTCGCATACGTTGCACGGCTTCATGACCCTGGTGGCGCTGCGCTCGCTGCGCCCGTTGCGTCGAAGGATGTCCCGCTACGTCGCGGAGCAGCAGGCCATCGAGCGTTGGCTGCGCGCGGTGCAGGACAGCCTCGGGCGCAGTCCCGAACTGGCGCAGGAGGTCGCGTTGGCCGGCAACCTGGTCAAGGGCTATGGCGAGACCAGTGAACGTGGCCATCGCAATCTGGCGGCCATCCTGGACGACGTGGAGCGCGCCAATGCGGCGTCGCCGCCGGATGCGGGCGCGGTGGAGCGGATCCACAAGGCCCGCAAGGCTGCACTGGATGACCCGGAAGGCCGCGCGCTTGCGGGCGCGCTCGGCCTGCCGCCGCCGCAGCCCGTCGCCCAGCCCATTCGTTTCGTGCGCCGGCGCCCCGCGGGGTGA
- a CDS encoding branched-chain amino acid ABC transporter permease: MNASRLRALGATALILAVLPFLLPNNFMLDIAIRIAFAAVAVIGLNLLMGFAGQISIGHAGFLAIGAYGSAIATSRFGWPPLIAIAAAGIASAILAWLVAKPMLRLKGHSLTMATLGFGVIVNIVLINEVAVTGGPDGMAVPPLEVAGLALTDLRHWYAGAAIVLWLAILLSLNLYDSPCGRALRGLHGSEVAARVVGVDVALFKTRAFVMSAVMASVSGSLTGHYVGFISPQMASFAHSVELATMVVLGGMASTFGAVLGSAVLTMLPQLLGGLHGYESILFGLILMLTMMFLPRGIVPTLALKLRRKH, encoded by the coding sequence ATGAACGCCAGCCGACTTCGCGCGCTGGGGGCCACGGCGCTGATTCTTGCCGTGCTGCCGTTCCTGCTGCCCAACAACTTCATGCTGGACATCGCGATCCGCATCGCCTTCGCGGCGGTGGCCGTCATCGGGCTGAACCTCCTGATGGGGTTCGCGGGCCAGATCAGCATCGGACATGCGGGGTTCCTGGCGATCGGTGCCTATGGCAGCGCGATCGCCACCTCCCGCTTCGGCTGGCCGCCGCTGATCGCGATCGCGGCTGCCGGCATCGCCTCCGCCATCCTGGCCTGGCTGGTGGCCAAGCCCATGCTCAGGCTCAAGGGCCATTCGCTCACGATGGCCACCCTCGGCTTCGGTGTCATCGTCAACATCGTGCTCATCAACGAGGTGGCGGTCACCGGGGGGCCTGACGGGATGGCGGTGCCGCCGCTGGAGGTCGCGGGCCTGGCGCTGACCGACCTGCGGCATTGGTATGCAGGGGCCGCCATCGTCCTCTGGCTGGCGATCCTGCTGTCCCTGAACCTGTATGACTCCCCGTGTGGACGTGCCCTGCGCGGCCTGCACGGCTCCGAGGTCGCTGCGCGGGTGGTCGGGGTCGACGTGGCGCTCTTCAAGACGCGCGCGTTCGTCATGTCGGCCGTGATGGCATCGGTCTCGGGCAGCTTGACCGGGCACTACGTGGGATTCATCAGCCCGCAGATGGCCTCTTTCGCACATTCGGTGGAATTGGCCACCATGGTCGTCCTCGGGGGCATGGCGTCGACTTTCGGTGCGGTGCTGGGCTCCGCGGTGCTGACCATGCTGCCCCAGCTGCTGGGCGGGCTGCATGGCTACGAATCGATCCTCTTCGGGCTGATCCTGATGCTGACGATGATGTTCCTTCCCCGAGGCATCGTGCCGACCCTCGCGCTCAAGTTGCGGAGGAAGCACTGA
- a CDS encoding alpha-hydroxy acid oxidase, with translation MLLRSNDFRRRAQKRLPRFVFDYVDGGAEDERCLGRNQVALEAITLVPRVLRDTRVVQTSTDVFGKTWSLPMGIAPIGFAGLVRPQGDVLMARAAAAHGVPFVLSTASNSRLEAVREAAPHGVLWMQLYVMSDRAIAQQILRRARAANFDALVLTVDVPVSGMRERDARNGFKLPFRPRLSTALDLISHPLWSLAAARSGAPAFANLVEDPDAPASPQVQAALLARSMDRSLTWDSLAWLRRHWEGPLLVKGVLSAADAREAVGHGVDGLIVSNHGGRQLDVAPATIAALPRIVDAVGGRLPVFVDGGFRRGSDVAKAVALGARGVFMGRAPIWGLAAGGQAGVEDVLALAKSEFERTLILLGATRVADLHGGELLYGGSAGERNV, from the coding sequence ATGCTGCTTCGCTCGAATGATTTCAGGAGGCGCGCGCAGAAGAGGCTGCCGCGCTTCGTTTTCGACTACGTGGACGGCGGGGCCGAGGACGAGCGTTGCCTGGGCAGGAACCAGGTGGCGCTCGAGGCGATCACGCTCGTGCCGCGGGTGCTTCGCGATACACGCGTCGTGCAGACGTCGACCGACGTGTTCGGCAAGACCTGGTCGCTTCCCATGGGCATCGCGCCCATCGGCTTCGCGGGGCTGGTCAGGCCGCAAGGCGATGTCCTGATGGCCAGGGCCGCCGCGGCGCACGGCGTGCCGTTCGTCCTCTCGACGGCTTCCAATTCACGCCTGGAGGCCGTGAGGGAAGCAGCGCCGCACGGTGTGCTGTGGATGCAGCTCTACGTCATGAGCGACCGCGCGATCGCGCAGCAGATCCTGCGCCGCGCGCGCGCGGCCAACTTCGACGCGCTCGTGCTGACCGTGGACGTGCCGGTCAGCGGGATGCGCGAACGCGATGCCAGGAACGGCTTCAAGCTGCCGTTCCGACCAAGACTCTCGACCGCGCTTGACCTGATAAGCCATCCTCTGTGGTCGCTCGCGGCGGCGCGTTCTGGTGCGCCGGCATTCGCCAACCTCGTCGAGGACCCGGACGCGCCGGCCTCGCCGCAGGTCCAGGCCGCACTGCTGGCGCGTTCGATGGACCGAAGCCTGACCTGGGACAGCCTGGCATGGCTGCGCAGGCACTGGGAAGGGCCGCTGCTGGTCAAGGGAGTGCTGAGCGCGGCCGATGCGCGCGAAGCCGTCGGCCACGGTGTCGACGGCCTGATCGTCTCGAACCACGGTGGCCGCCAGCTGGACGTCGCTCCGGCAACCATTGCGGCGTTGCCGCGCATCGTCGACGCGGTGGGTGGCCGCTTGCCCGTCTTTGTCGACGGCGGATTCCGTCGCGGAAGCGACGTGGCCAAGGCCGTGGCTTTGGGGGCACGCGGCGTCTTCATGGGGCGCGCGCCGATCTGGGGGCTGGCGGCCGGCGGTCAGGCTGGCGTCGAGGACGTCCTGGCGTTGGCGAAATCCGAGTTCGAACGAACTCTCATCCTCCTGGGGGCGACCCGGGTGGCCGATTTGCACGGTGGCGAACTGCTGTACGGCGGTTCTGCCGGAGAACGAAATGTCTGA
- a CDS encoding indolepyruvate ferredoxin oxidoreductase subunit alpha has product MERSFSAEVRSLSLGAGDEFHGEGILAVTKGLLQSGVSYIGGYQGAPVSHLIDVLGDAQGLLDELGIYFEPAASEAGAAAMLGASINYPVRGAVTWKSTVGTNVASDALSNLASAGVRGGALIILGEDYGEGSSIIQERTHAFAMKSQIWLMDPRPNLTSIVDAVEKSFELSEASQTPVMLQLRIRACHVHGHFLCKDNRAPAISTHHGLDAPTFEYARVNLPPSTYEHERQKIEERWPAAVRFIQDERLNEVFDGAHDEIGLIVPGGLYNGVIRALQLLGLADAFGRTEVPLYVMNVVYPLVPQELLDFCSNKRAVLMVEEGQPNYIEDAVHAILRRAGLDTRLAGKDVFPMAGEYTGEVLLKGISAFLDEVRPSGVDAAKAAEQSNALAQTRVQAAQVLGVPVPNRPPGFCVGCPERPVFAAMKLLQKELGQVHVNADIGCHTFGTLPPFNTGSTVLGYGLGLASSSGIGALMTRRTVSIMGDGGFWHNGFTSGVVNAVYNGQDSVLIILQNGYTSATGTQAIPSSPSQPAARPLTLNIERALEGVGVKWLRKIRSYSVEEMVATLREAMTTDEPGLKVIIADGECQLERQRRIKPKVAQQLKNGERVVRTRFGIDESVCTGDHSCIRLSGCPSLTIKPNPSPLRTDPVATVNQGCVGCGLCGENAHAATLCPSFYKADIVQNPGRWDRFMAGIRGAVIGRLARSTRTPSELVQ; this is encoded by the coding sequence ATGGAGCGCTCATTCAGTGCCGAGGTCAGGTCGCTTTCGCTTGGCGCGGGCGATGAGTTCCACGGTGAAGGCATCCTGGCGGTGACCAAGGGGCTCCTGCAGTCCGGCGTCAGCTACATCGGCGGCTACCAAGGCGCGCCCGTTTCCCATCTCATCGACGTACTTGGCGATGCACAGGGCCTGCTCGATGAGCTGGGCATCTATTTCGAGCCGGCCGCATCGGAGGCCGGCGCCGCGGCGATGCTCGGCGCCTCCATCAACTACCCGGTCCGCGGCGCGGTGACCTGGAAATCGACGGTGGGAACCAACGTCGCTTCCGATGCGCTGTCCAACCTCGCCTCGGCCGGCGTGCGCGGCGGCGCGCTGATCATCCTCGGCGAGGACTACGGAGAGGGGTCCAGCATCATCCAGGAGCGCACGCACGCGTTCGCGATGAAATCGCAGATCTGGCTGATGGATCCGCGCCCGAACCTCACGTCGATCGTCGACGCCGTCGAGAAGAGCTTCGAGCTGTCCGAGGCGAGCCAGACACCGGTGATGCTGCAGCTGCGCATCCGCGCTTGCCATGTGCATGGGCATTTCCTGTGCAAGGACAACCGGGCGCCCGCGATTTCGACACACCATGGATTGGACGCGCCGACCTTCGAATACGCGCGCGTCAACCTGCCGCCCTCGACCTACGAGCACGAGCGCCAGAAGATCGAGGAACGCTGGCCGGCGGCCGTGCGGTTCATCCAGGACGAGCGGCTCAACGAGGTGTTCGACGGCGCGCACGACGAGATCGGCCTCATCGTGCCAGGTGGCCTCTACAACGGCGTGATTCGTGCCCTGCAGCTCCTTGGCCTGGCCGATGCATTCGGCCGGACCGAGGTGCCCCTGTACGTGATGAACGTGGTCTACCCCCTGGTCCCGCAGGAACTGCTGGACTTCTGTTCGAACAAGCGCGCCGTCCTGATGGTGGAGGAGGGGCAGCCGAACTACATCGAAGACGCGGTCCACGCCATTCTCCGACGCGCCGGCCTCGACACGCGGCTGGCCGGCAAGGATGTGTTCCCGATGGCGGGCGAGTACACGGGCGAAGTCCTGCTGAAGGGAATTTCCGCCTTCCTGGACGAGGTCCGCCCCAGCGGCGTGGATGCGGCCAAGGCCGCCGAACAGTCGAACGCGCTGGCACAAACCAGGGTGCAGGCGGCGCAGGTGCTTGGCGTGCCGGTCCCGAATCGTCCCCCGGGGTTCTGCGTGGGTTGCCCCGAGCGACCCGTTTTCGCGGCGATGAAGCTCCTGCAAAAGGAGCTTGGCCAGGTTCACGTCAATGCGGATATCGGCTGCCACACCTTCGGCACCTTGCCGCCCTTCAACACGGGAAGCACCGTCCTGGGCTATGGCCTGGGCCTGGCCAGCTCGTCCGGCATCGGCGCGCTGATGACCCGTCGAACGGTCAGCATCATGGGCGACGGCGGCTTCTGGCACAACGGCTTCACCAGCGGCGTGGTCAACGCCGTCTACAACGGCCAGGACTCGGTGCTGATCATCCTGCAGAACGGCTACACCTCGGCGACCGGGACACAGGCCATCCCGTCCTCGCCCTCGCAACCTGCCGCCCGCCCCCTGACCCTGAACATCGAGCGCGCGCTCGAAGGCGTCGGCGTCAAATGGCTGCGCAAGATCCGCAGCTACTCCGTCGAGGAGATGGTCGCGACACTGCGCGAGGCGATGACCACCGATGAGCCCGGCCTGAAGGTCATCATCGCCGACGGCGAATGCCAACTGGAGCGCCAGCGCCGCATCAAGCCGAAGGTTGCACAGCAACTCAAGAACGGCGAACGCGTCGTGCGCACGCGCTTCGGCATCGACGAGAGCGTGTGCACGGGCGATCACTCCTGCATTCGCTTGTCCGGGTGCCCCTCGCTCACGATCAAGCCCAACCCGAGTCCGTTGCGCACCGACCCCGTGGCCACGGTGAACCAGGGTTGCGTCGGCTGCGGGCTGTGCGGGGAGAACGCGCACGCGGCGACGCTTTGCCCGTCGTTCTACAAGGCGGACATCGTCCAGAACCCGGGACGCTGGGACCGCTTCATGGCGGGCATCCGCGGCGCCGTGATCGGCCGGCTTGCCCGCAGCACCCGCACCCCCTCGGAGCTGGTGCAATGA